In Rhodomicrobium lacus, the following proteins share a genomic window:
- a CDS encoding trypsin-like serine peptidase, giving the protein MALVHLCAFIFLLNCVYVSSAFSEPVDTHSLESSSSQPIDNYEQINNMGPRDPFRRAASSVGIIAFDLVNGSYISCSGLLISPTLVLTARHCLYRSIPGTGELERYYARNVTFTLDYTKPARGLDVELETEPAEIGEGELDYMLLKTKTPVSLENRWVPNGGADPDPKDELYVIHFPSSLPLRLTRKDCHAADPALSNVNFNHLCQTAQSSSGAPFFDFSFRLIGIHTGGGFGPTGGTNQGVRLVSILQRSSLLRTALAQHGRAMDGFTASISPRPVEATKLIKLATGDIIANDPNGWFRTVGSGDNSRRVDLKIQSSAAQSNEIQLWDPTQDVIYKISPDQKSVKLKQGNAPSWSSIGVR; this is encoded by the coding sequence ATGGCTTTAGTTCATCTATGTGCGTTCATTTTCTTATTGAACTGTGTATACGTTAGTTCGGCCTTTTCAGAGCCTGTCGATACCCACTCCCTGGAGTCGTCTTCTTCTCAACCCATAGACAACTACGAGCAAATTAATAACATGGGTCCGCGCGACCCGTTTCGAAGGGCAGCGAGTTCTGTTGGAATCATAGCGTTCGACTTGGTGAATGGTAGCTACATTAGCTGTTCGGGCCTGCTGATATCGCCAACCCTTGTCCTTACAGCACGTCACTGTCTCTATCGCAGTATTCCTGGAACGGGGGAGCTTGAACGTTATTATGCGAGGAACGTTACCTTCACTTTGGATTATACGAAGCCTGCCAGAGGTTTAGATGTCGAGTTGGAGACCGAGCCGGCCGAAATTGGTGAGGGTGAACTTGACTATATGCTTCTAAAGACAAAAACGCCGGTATCTCTTGAAAATCGATGGGTCCCAAACGGGGGGGCTGATCCAGATCCTAAGGATGAGCTTTACGTGATTCATTTTCCTTCTAGTCTGCCGCTCAGGTTGACTCGGAAGGACTGCCATGCAGCGGATCCAGCGCTGAGCAATGTGAATTTCAACCATCTATGCCAAACGGCTCAAAGCAGTTCTGGCGCACCTTTCTTTGATTTTAGTTTTCGGCTAATTGGGATCCATACGGGCGGTGGCTTCGGACCTACCGGAGGCACTAACCAAGGTGTCCGCCTAGTCTCGATTTTGCAGCGAAGTAGCCTCCTCCGCACGGCATTAGCGCAGCATGGGAGGGCCATGGATGGGTTCACAGCCTCCATTTCACCGAGACCTGTGGAGGCAACAAAGCTAATCAAACTCGCTACCGGTGATATTATTGCAAACGACCCTAATGGCTGGTTTCGCACAGTCGGCAGTGGCGACAATTCAAGACGTGTCGACCTAAAAATTCAAAGTAGCGCTGCTCAATCTAATGAAATACAGCTTTGGGATCCCACACAGGATGTTATTTACAAGATTTCGCCTGACCAAAAATCTGTGAAACTCAAGCAGGGAAATGCGCCATCATGGTCGAGCATAGGGGTCAGGTAG